One region of Zingiber officinale cultivar Zhangliang chromosome 7B, Zo_v1.1, whole genome shotgun sequence genomic DNA includes:
- the LOC122003531 gene encoding 7-deoxyloganetin glucosyltransferase-like, with the protein MAHSTKTHLVCMTVPFQGHINSMLNLAKVLHFKGFFITFVNTEYAHQQLLKHDGSLSALDGLPDFRFASISDGLSPPDDNDEYAEDMRKIILAAQMNCPASFLSLISALNDPSSGVPPVRCVISDCFARFTLSATTKLGIPNVFYSTVAVCGFTVFYYFKDLIERGLVPLKSEDDLTNGCLDTIIDWMPGMETVRMKDLSSFIRTTDRDELLLNFVMDGAHASHQATAIIFNTFSELESPLLRACSSMLPPVFDIGPMCLLSHYIPNDSSTSSLGGLNMWREDLRCMEWLDEKESGSVLYVNFGSLANLTSKQAVEFGWGLAKSGCTFLWVIRPDLVVGDAALLPQEFSEMTKGRSFITSWCPQQRVLAHAAIGGFLTHCGWNSTTESICSGVPMICWPFFGDQQINCRYICSVWGIGMKIDEDVTREEVERLIKELIEGQKGKEMKRKAVEWKEKAIEAAKPGGGSWRNLEKLIEEIITKE; encoded by the exons ATGGCGCACTCAACAAAAACTCATCTCGTCTGCATGACGGTCCCCTTCCAAGGCCACATCAACTCCATGCTCAACCTGGCCAAAGTCCTCCATTTCAAGGGCTTCTTCATAACCTTCGTCAACACCGAGTACGCCCACCAGCAACTTCTCAAGCATGACGGATCACTCTCCGCTCTCGACGGCCTCCCAGACTTCCGCTTCGCCAGCATCTCCGACGGCCTCTCGCCCCCCGACGACAACGACGAATACGCAGAGGACATGAGAAAAATCATTCTCGCCGCCCAAATGAATTGCCCTGCTTCTTTCCTCAGTCTTATATCGGCGCTGAACGATCCGAGCTCCGGTGTGCCACCCGTTAGATGCGTGATCTCAGATTGCTTCGCCAGATTCACCCTCAGCGCCACAACCAAATTGGGGATCCCTAATGTGTTCTACTCCACAGTGGCCGTGTGTGGCTTCACTGTCTTCTACTACTTCAAGGACTTGATCGAGAGGGGCCTCGTCCCATTGAAAA GCGAAGACGATCTTACAAATGGGTGCCTGGACACTATCATTGATTGGATGCCAGGAATGGAAACAGTCCGCATGAAAGATTTGAGTAGTTTCATTCGAACCACCGACCGAGACGAACTGTTGCTCAACTTTGTCATGGATGGAGCTCATGCATCTCACCAAGCCACAGCAATCATCTTCAACACCTTTTCTGAATTAGAATCACCATTGCTCCGCGCATGTTCATCGATGCTACCGCCAGTGTTCGATATTGGCCCTATGTGCCTACTTTCTCACTACATTCCCAATGACTCATCAACCTCATCGCTCGGTGGACTGAACATGTGGAGAGAGGACTTGCGATGCATGGAATGGTTAGACGAAAAGGAGTCAGGCTCCGTGTTGTATGTCAACTTTGGCAGTCTGGCAAACTTGACGAGCAAGCAGGCCGTGGAGTTCGGATGGGGTTTGGCTAAGAGTGGATGCACGTTTCTTTGGGTTATTAGACCTGACCTTGTGGTGGGCGACGCGGCGTTGCTGCCACAGGAATTCTCGGAGATGACCAAGGGAAGGAGCTTCATCACGAGCTGGTGCCCACAACAGAGGGTGTTGGCTCATGCTGCAATTGGAGGTTTCTTGACACATTGCGGATGGAATTCTACAACGGAAAGCATATGTTCAGGGGTTCCCATGATCTGTTGGCCTTTCTTTGGGGATCAGCAAATTAATTGTAGGTACATATGCTCTGTATGGGGCATTGGAATGAAGATCGATGAAGATGTAACGAGGGAGGAGGTGGAGCGGCTGATCAAGGAGCTGATTGAAGGGCAGAAGGGGAAGGAAATGAAGAGAAAGGCGGTGGAGTGGAAAGAAAAAGCAATTGAGGCAGCCAAACCTGGTGGAGGATCTTGGAGAAATTTGGAAAAGCTTATCGAGGAGATAATTACGAAGGAGTGA